The proteins below are encoded in one region of Cytophagales bacterium:
- a CDS encoding tyrosine-type recombinase/integrase, producing MKNLVLSNPSFRYLEKSFTEWLNVQGYAESTVYRLPPHVRELLHYLEQEGIQSIKELTIHHIETHYQNLKERRNQRRGGSLSNAHLNKHIQALRKFTEYLRKVGRLEIAEPQISNEESENRIIYLTPEEITLLFKVTYQSPEKLPNVTPEVLEAIQARDRAMLAVFYGCGLRRNEGVNLNVGDINFDRSLLHVRKGKNNKERFVPISKTNRKYLTQYTYDHRSTLVKASKSEAVFISYQSHQRLQGQSLFNRLKYLQLQTGDLDLLEKEIGLHTLRHSIATHFMQAGMKLDSIARFLGHDSLDSTQIYTHLAGVKPQSKQPFANLRAYEPGRLSEDER from the coding sequence GTGAAAAATTTAGTCCTATCGAATCCCTCCTTTAGATACCTTGAAAAGAGCTTCACCGAATGGCTAAACGTCCAAGGCTACGCAGAAAGTACGGTTTATAGACTGCCGCCACATGTTCGCGAATTGCTTCACTATCTGGAGCAAGAAGGCATACAGAGCATTAAAGAACTAACGATCCATCACATCGAGACACACTATCAAAACCTGAAGGAAAGAAGAAATCAACGAAGGGGCGGAAGCCTGAGCAATGCACATCTAAATAAGCACATCCAAGCACTACGGAAGTTCACTGAGTACTTACGAAAAGTAGGCCGTCTGGAAATCGCCGAGCCACAAATATCTAATGAAGAGTCGGAGAACCGGATTATCTACCTAACCCCCGAAGAGATCACCTTACTGTTCAAAGTAACCTATCAATCGCCTGAGAAGTTGCCCAATGTAACCCCGGAAGTATTGGAAGCAATACAAGCCAGAGACAGAGCCATGTTAGCGGTGTTTTATGGTTGCGGGTTGAGAAGAAATGAAGGGGTTAATCTGAACGTTGGAGACATCAACTTTGATAGGTCATTGCTTCACGTGAGAAAGGGCAAGAACAATAAAGAAAGGTTTGTACCCATTAGCAAAACCAACCGAAAGTATTTAACTCAATACACCTACGACCACAGATCAACGCTAGTAAAAGCCAGCAAAAGTGAAGCGGTTTTTATCAGTTATCAGAGCCACCAAAGGTTACAAGGCCAAAGCCTGTTCAACCGGCTGAAGTATCTTCAACTGCAGACAGGCGATCTTGATCTATTGGAGAAAGAAATAGGTCTGCACACGCTCCGGCACAGTATCGCCACCCACTTTATGCAAGCCGGGATGAAGCTAGACAGTATCGCTCGATTCCTTGGACACGATAGCCTAGACAGCACACAGATATACACGCACTTAGCAGGTGTGAAACCACAATCGAAACAACCCTTTGCTAACCTCAGAGCCTATGAACCAGGAAGATTATCAGAAGACGAAAGATAG